Proteins encoded by one window of Anaerosalibacter sp. Marseille-P3206:
- the mmsB gene encoding multiple monosaccharide ABC transporter permease, with the protein MEKLSDKNMKINIRKYAMFIALISITILFQITTGGVLLKPMNVSKLIMQNSYVLILAIGMLPVILTGNIDLSVGSVLAFVSSIAGVMIVTYQLPVWLTIIVALAIGVLVGAWQGFWIAYVRIPSFIVTLAGMLIFRGLTLVILNGNTLAPFPKSYQYLAAGFLTKNPDMIRLVSLIVGVLFSLLVVFIEIRRRKREQRYNIKTTKSNVFILKIIVEIALIMFSLYWLSLYNGVPVVLFLLVLLILIYSYITKKTVIGRGIYAFGGNERASELSGIKTNKVFFLTYVNMGLIAALAGIIFSGRLNAATPSAGNGFELDAIAACYIGGASASGGVGTIIGAVVGGLVMGVLNNGMSIMGIGIDWQQAIKGLVLLAAVAFDTYNQKKKA; encoded by the coding sequence ATGGAGAAGTTGAGTGACAAGAATATGAAGATTAATATTAGAAAGTATGCAATGTTTATAGCATTAATTTCTATAACTATATTGTTTCAGATTACTACAGGTGGTGTTCTTTTAAAGCCAATGAATGTTTCTAAGCTTATTATGCAGAATAGTTATGTTCTTATATTGGCTATTGGAATGTTACCAGTTATATTGACGGGAAATATTGACCTTTCTGTAGGTTCTGTATTGGCATTTGTTAGTTCAATTGCAGGAGTGATGATAGTTACTTATCAACTGCCTGTGTGGTTGACAATAATAGTAGCTTTAGCTATTGGAGTTTTAGTAGGTGCATGGCAGGGTTTTTGGATTGCATATGTTAGAATTCCTTCATTTATAGTTACATTGGCAGGAATGTTGATTTTTAGAGGACTGACATTGGTTATTCTAAATGGAAATACTTTAGCTCCTTTTCCAAAGTCATATCAATATCTTGCAGCTGGATTTTTAACTAAAAATCCTGATATGATAAGATTAGTATCATTAATTGTGGGAGTATTGTTTTCTCTTTTGGTAGTGTTTATTGAGATTAGGAGAAGAAAAAGAGAACAAAGATATAATATTAAAACAACTAAAAGTAATGTTTTTATATTGAAAATTATTGTTGAGATAGCTTTAATTATGTTTTCATTGTATTGGTTAAGCCTATATAATGGAGTGCCAGTGGTGTTATTTTTATTGGTGCTTTTGATATTAATTTATAGCTATATAACTAAAAAGACTGTTATTGGTAGAGGAATATACGCTTTTGGTGGAAATGAGAGAGCATCTGAACTTTCTGGTATAAAAACCAACAAGGTTTTCTTTTTAACATATGTAAATATGGGACTAATTGCTGCTTTGGCGGGTATAATATTTTCAGGTAGGCTTAATGCAGCTACACCTTCAGCAGGAAATGGGTTTGAATTAGACGCAATTGCTGCATGTTATATTGGTGGTGCCTCAGCTTCTGGTGGGGTAGGAACTATTATTGGTGCTGTAGTTGGTGGTCTTGTAATGGGTGTTTTAAATAATGGTATGTCAATAATGGGTATAGGTATTGACTGGCAACAAGCTATAAAGGGATTAGTTTTGTTGGCTGCTGTTGCTTTTGACACTTATAATCAAAAGAAAAAGGCATAG
- a CDS encoding IS1182 family transposase, with translation MLKGKNNQLSIYSILYNKIPENHTLKLINKAIDLSFVTKLLEVSYNKYYGRPAKDPELMIRLLILQYLYNLSDEKLIEECSLNLSYMWFLGINPDEDLPEASLLSKFRVHRLNDITLDEIITEIVRQCVEKGIIENTGISIDATHTEANTFKATPERVMKYLAKKIFKTYEEESGKLPENIDKDIPDYKQIENHKEAKKTMKDYLEKEIKKVENIVNQEENPKTIMILENAKEILKDPKFLEQRGVRSIVDQEARVGHKSKTERFFGYKTEFMMTTDERIITAVTVKSGEYVDGTNFDKLIELTNQTGLKVEEVFGDKAYFRKPILDKIKEMEAKAYIPISEMAYKIDEEIFSYNKDSDEWFCSEGNITIRKKHRKDKSGKETYKYYFEKEKCRNCSKREECKTGKNIGKILEVGINTPEFYGYSQEQKTDEFKEKYKKRACHEGKNGEMKNNHGLNRARGYGLRSMSTQAKLTAIAVNLKRIASILSSKFSFIMKFFRFKLVFY, from the coding sequence ATGCTTAAAGGCAAAAATAATCAATTAAGCATCTACTCAATATTATATAATAAAATACCAGAAAATCATACATTAAAATTAATAAATAAAGCTATAGACTTAAGTTTTGTAACGAAACTACTTGAAGTATCATACAACAAATACTATGGAAGGCCAGCTAAGGACCCTGAACTTATGATTAGACTTTTGATATTACAGTACTTGTACAATTTGTCGGATGAAAAGCTAATTGAAGAATGTTCATTAAACTTATCATATATGTGGTTTTTAGGAATAAATCCAGATGAGGATTTGCCGGAGGCAAGTTTACTATCTAAATTTAGAGTACATAGATTAAATGATATAACATTAGACGAAATTATAACTGAAATTGTAAGACAATGTGTAGAAAAAGGGATAATAGAAAATACTGGTATTAGTATTGATGCAACTCATACAGAAGCTAATACTTTTAAGGCTACTCCTGAAAGGGTAATGAAATACTTAGCAAAGAAAATATTTAAAACTTATGAAGAAGAATCGGGAAAACTACCTGAAAATATAGATAAAGATATTCCAGATTACAAACAAATTGAAAATCATAAAGAAGCAAAGAAAACTATGAAGGATTATCTTGAAAAAGAAATTAAAAAAGTTGAAAACATTGTTAATCAAGAAGAAAATCCTAAAACAATAATGATTTTGGAGAATGCAAAAGAAATATTAAAAGATCCAAAATTCTTAGAACAAAGAGGAGTTCGATCAATTGTTGACCAAGAAGCAAGAGTCGGACATAAAAGTAAAACAGAACGTTTTTTTGGATATAAAACAGAATTTATGATGACAACTGATGAGAGGATAATAACAGCGGTAACAGTAAAAAGTGGAGAATATGTAGATGGAACAAATTTTGATAAGTTAATAGAATTGACTAATCAAACAGGTTTAAAAGTAGAAGAAGTATTTGGAGATAAAGCATATTTTAGAAAGCCGATATTAGATAAAATAAAAGAAATGGAAGCAAAAGCATATATCCCAATAAGCGAAATGGCATATAAGATAGATGAAGAAATATTTAGTTACAACAAAGATTCAGATGAATGGTTTTGTAGCGAAGGAAACATAACAATAAGAAAAAAACATAGAAAAGACAAAAGCGGAAAAGAGACATATAAATATTACTTTGAAAAGGAAAAATGCAGGAATTGTAGCAAAAGAGAAGAGTGTAAAACTGGCAAAAATATTGGTAAAATTCTTGAAGTAGGTATAAACACTCCTGAATTTTATGGATACAGTCAAGAACAAAAAACAGATGAATTCAAAGAAAAATATAAAAAAAGAGCTTGCCATGAAGGGAAAAATGGCGAAATGAAAAATAATCATGGATTAAACCGTGCTCGGGGGTATGGTTTAAGAAGCATGTCCACACAAGCAAAATTAACTGCAATAGCAGTTAATTTAAAGAGGATAGCAAGTATACTATCCTCTAAATTCTCTTTTATTATGAAGTTTTTTAGATTTAAATTGGTATTTTATTAG
- a CDS encoding ABC transporter ATP-binding protein — MKESKNVILKNVTKEFKSHSNNGVFKAVDNISVTINPGEFVTLLGPSGCGKTTTLRMIAGFETPTSGEIILGDENINKQPPNKRDTAMVFQSYALFPHYNIFENIAYGLRIQKMKDSTITEKVNRIIDLVGLKGLESRNPGQLSGGQQQRVALARALVMEPGVMLFDEPLSNLDAKLRIYMRNEIRKIQQELGLTSIYVTHDQSEAMSLSDKVIIMNKGKIEQVGTPQEVYQQPATEFIADFIGTANFADGVVKGIEANHAMVEMLNSVVRVPLKGKDNFKIGDKVKVVIRPEAVAVGDTGKYDGLVTMSTFMGNVQEYFIQVGEHTIFVEVSNPSGRKIYHVKDRVKLNIQEESLHIIKLS, encoded by the coding sequence ATGAAAGAGTCTAAAAATGTAATTCTTAAAAATGTAACTAAGGAGTTTAAAAGTCATAGTAATAATGGTGTATTTAAAGCAGTTGACAATATATCAGTAACTATTAATCCTGGGGAATTTGTCACATTACTTGGACCTTCTGGATGTGGAAAGACAACAACATTGAGAATGATAGCTGGTTTTGAAACACCTACTTCAGGTGAAATAATACTAGGTGATGAAAACATCAACAAACAACCACCCAATAAGCGTGATACTGCTATGGTGTTCCAAAGTTATGCATTGTTTCCTCATTACAATATTTTTGAAAATATTGCTTATGGACTGAGGATTCAAAAGATGAAGGATAGTACAATAACTGAGAAGGTTAATAGAATAATTGATTTGGTAGGATTGAAGGGTCTTGAAAGTAGAAATCCAGGACAATTGTCTGGAGGTCAGCAACAGAGAGTTGCACTGGCTAGAGCTTTGGTAATGGAACCAGGGGTAATGCTATTTGATGAACCTTTATCCAATTTGGATGCCAAGTTGAGGATTTATATGAGAAATGAGATAAGAAAGATTCAGCAAGAACTTGGTTTGACTAGCATATATGTTACTCATGATCAATCAGAGGCCATGAGTTTGTCTGATAAGGTAATCATTATGAATAAGGGAAAAATTGAACAGGTAGGTACTCCTCAAGAGGTATATCAACAACCTGCTACTGAGTTTATTGCAGATTTTATAGGAACTGCTAATTTTGCTGATGGAGTAGTGAAGGGCATTGAAGCTAATCATGCTATGGTTGAAATGCTAAATAGCGTGGTGAGGGTGCCACTAAAGGGCAAGGATAATTTTAAAATTGGTGATAAGGTTAAAGTTGTCATTCGTCCTGAAGCAGTAGCAGTTGGAGATACTGGTAAGTATGATGGATTGGTTACTATGTCTACCTTTATGGGAAATGTTCAAGAATATTTCATACAAGTAGGAGAACATACAATATTTGTTGAAGTTTCTAATCCAAGTGGAAGGAAAATCTATCATGTGAAAGATAGAGTTAAACTTAATATTCAAGAAGAAAGTTTACACATTATCAAATTATCCTAG
- a CDS encoding ABC transporter permease encodes MSENTSCVKETNKGKQYKEEFQKLIRDPILLLTIIAVIIALFVFIVLPLYEVLKQSLIDLDGNFTFKAYVESFTSSSNFQAILNTLLLATITGVLATVVGFIFAYGEAYIKMRGKKLFNLIALLPMISPPFAISLSIIYLFGSRGLITYSLLGLKDFNIYGLPGLILVQTLSFFPLSYLLLNGVLKTIDPSMEEASQNLGGSRWDTFSKVTLPLAKPAIANSFLLVFIKSIADFGNPTAIGGGFNTLAVQIYQQAIGNYNLASAAALSIILMNISLLLFVLSKYYLERKSYVTVTGKTAKDRVLIEDKHIRIPISFLCTFISALIIMLYALIPLGSFVKLWGINYSFTLDHYRYAFSIGKKAIADTTIFSAIASPITGIISMVIAYLIVRKRFVGRSFIDFTSVIGIAVPGTVVGIGYILAFNSPPIVLTGTAAIIIIAFIARSMPVGIKSGVNTLQQIDPSIEEAAQDLGANSFKVFTTVTLPMIKSAFLGGLVYSFIKSMTSLSAVIFLISARVRLLTIVVLDQVEVGKFGTASAFSTILIIIVYIAIFIMYKLVGLLGGSKDSIKLT; translated from the coding sequence ATGAGTGAAAACACGAGTTGTGTAAAGGAAACAAATAAGGGCAAGCAATATAAGGAAGAATTTCAGAAGCTCATTAGAGATCCAATATTGTTACTAACTATAATTGCAGTTATTATTGCATTATTTGTATTTATTGTTTTGCCTTTGTATGAAGTACTAAAGCAAAGTTTGATTGATTTAGATGGTAATTTTACTTTTAAGGCATATGTAGAATCTTTTACATCTTCATCAAATTTCCAAGCTATATTAAATACTTTGCTTTTGGCAACTATTACAGGAGTTTTGGCCACTGTTGTTGGTTTTATATTTGCCTATGGGGAAGCCTATATAAAGATGCGAGGGAAAAAGCTTTTTAATCTAATTGCACTATTGCCAATGATTTCTCCTCCTTTTGCAATATCATTATCTATTATCTATTTATTTGGTAGTAGAGGGCTTATAACTTATTCCCTATTGGGATTGAAGGATTTTAATATTTATGGTTTACCTGGGCTTATCTTGGTACAAACATTGTCTTTTTTCCCATTGTCTTATTTACTATTAAATGGTGTATTAAAGACTATTGATCCATCTATGGAGGAAGCTTCTCAAAATCTTGGTGGCTCTAGATGGGATACGTTTTCCAAGGTTACTTTGCCTCTTGCAAAGCCAGCTATAGCAAATTCTTTCTTGTTGGTGTTTATCAAGTCAATAGCTGATTTTGGAAACCCTACAGCTATTGGAGGAGGTTTTAATACTTTAGCGGTTCAAATCTATCAGCAGGCAATTGGAAACTATAATTTGGCTAGTGCAGCAGCTCTTTCTATTATACTAATGAATATTTCATTATTGCTATTTGTACTTTCTAAATATTATTTGGAGAGAAAATCCTATGTTACGGTAACTGGAAAGACTGCTAAGGACCGTGTTTTGATAGAAGACAAGCATATTAGAATACCAATATCATTTTTGTGTACTTTTATATCGGCTTTAATTATAATGCTCTATGCCCTTATTCCATTGGGATCTTTTGTGAAGCTATGGGGTATTAATTATTCCTTTACATTGGATCATTATAGATATGCCTTTTCAATCGGTAAGAAGGCTATTGCGGATACCACGATTTTCTCTGCTATTGCTTCTCCTATAACAGGTATTATTTCTATGGTTATTGCTTATTTGATTGTAAGGAAGAGATTTGTTGGAAGAAGTTTCATAGATTTTACATCAGTTATAGGGATTGCAGTACCTGGTACTGTTGTAGGTATAGGGTATATATTGGCCTTCAATTCACCACCAATTGTTTTGACAGGTACGGCAGCTATTATCATTATTGCATTTATTGCTAGGAGTATGCCAGTTGGCATCAAGTCAGGAGTCAATACTCTTCAACAGATAGATCCAAGTATTGAAGAGGCTGCTCAGGATTTGGGAGCAAATTCTTTTAAGGTGTTTACTACTGTTACCCTTCCAATGATTAAGTCGGCGTTTTTAGGAGGATTGGTGTATTCCTTTATCAAGAGTATGACATCTTTGAGTGCTGTTATATTCTTGATTTCAGCTAGAGTTAGATTGCTAACTATTGTTGTACTTGATCAAGTTGAAGTAGGTAAGTTTGGTACGGCTTCTGCTTTTTCAACAATACTAATAATAATTGTATATATTGCTATATTTATCATGTACAAGCTTGTTGGATTGCTAGGTGGAAGCAAAGATAGCATTAAGTTAACTTAA
- the mmsA gene encoding multiple monosaccharide ABC transporter ATP-binding protein, producing the protein MKNIIKEFPGVKALDNVNFKVRKNTIHAIVGENGAGKSTLMNILSGVYPSGSYSGEIVFEGEVCGFKNIKDSENKGIVIIHQEHALIPTLSIMENMFLGNERATKGVIDWEKTRVDCLEYMDKVGLSEEPNTLIREIGVGKQQLVEIAKALAKDVKLLILDEPTASLNDQDSEKMLDLILSLKEKQGMTCIIISHKLNEIEKVADEITVIRDGKTIETLNRETDDITEDRIIKGMVGREITDRYPARNNEIGDVYFEVKDWKVYSPHIPDKVVIDDVNFYVRKGEVIGIAGLMGAGRTELAMSIFGKSYGSKISGTILKDGKELVIDDVVDAIDNGIGYVTEDRKEKGLILMNDIRENITLASLDKISENGILDEYKEINVANEYLEKINIKAPNIFHKTGNLSGGNQQKVMLARWIYSDPDVLILDEPTRGIDVGAKYEIYTIINELAALGKSIIIISSELPEVLGMSDRIYVMNEGRFVGELTRDNASQENIMKCIIQSIREG; encoded by the coding sequence ATGAAAAATATAATAAAGGAATTCCCTGGAGTAAAAGCACTTGATAATGTGAATTTTAAAGTAAGAAAAAACACTATTCATGCTATAGTAGGAGAAAATGGGGCAGGAAAGTCTACTCTAATGAATATATTAAGTGGGGTTTACCCAAGTGGTAGTTATAGTGGAGAAATAGTATTTGAAGGTGAAGTGTGTGGCTTTAAAAATATAAAGGATAGTGAAAATAAGGGAATAGTCATTATTCATCAAGAACATGCCCTGATACCTACCCTTTCTATAATGGAAAACATGTTTTTGGGAAATGAAAGAGCTACTAAAGGTGTTATAGATTGGGAAAAAACTAGGGTAGATTGTTTAGAATATATGGACAAGGTGGGGCTGTCAGAGGAGCCAAATACTCTTATAAGGGAAATAGGAGTAGGCAAACAGCAATTGGTAGAGATTGCAAAGGCCTTGGCTAAAGATGTAAAGTTGTTGATACTTGATGAACCGACAGCTTCACTTAATGATCAAGATAGTGAAAAGATGTTGGATTTGATTTTGAGTTTGAAGGAAAAACAAGGTATGACTTGTATCATCATATCTCATAAATTAAATGAAATTGAAAAGGTTGCCGATGAGATTACAGTTATTAGAGATGGAAAGACTATAGAGACTTTAAATAGAGAAACAGATGATATTACTGAAGATAGAATCATTAAGGGCATGGTAGGAAGAGAAATAACAGATAGATATCCAGCTAGGAATAATGAGATAGGGGATGTTTACTTTGAAGTAAAGGACTGGAAGGTATATTCTCCTCACATTCCTGACAAAGTAGTGATTGATGATGTCAACTTTTATGTGAGAAAAGGTGAAGTTATTGGAATTGCAGGACTAATGGGTGCTGGAAGAACAGAGTTGGCAATGAGTATTTTTGGGAAATCTTATGGTTCTAAAATCAGTGGAACTATATTAAAAGATGGTAAGGAATTAGTAATTGATGATGTTGTTGATGCAATAGACAATGGGATTGGATATGTTACAGAGGATCGTAAAGAAAAGGGCCTAATATTGATGAATGATATTAGGGAAAATATTACATTAGCTAGTTTAGATAAGATTAGTGAAAATGGAATACTAGATGAATATAAGGAAATTAATGTTGCAAATGAATATTTGGAAAAAATAAATATTAAGGCACCAAATATTTTTCATAAAACAGGGAATTTGTCAGGTGGAAATCAACAAAAGGTTATGTTAGCTAGATGGATTTATTCAGACCCAGATGTTTTGATATTAGACGAGCCTACTAGAGGTATAGATGTAGGAGCAAAGTATGAAATATATACTATTATCAACGAATTGGCGGCATTAGGTAAATCCATTATTATTATTTCTTCAGAGCTTCCTGAAGTATTAGGTATGAGCGATAGAATATATGTTATGAACGAGGGAAGATTTGTAGGAGAACTAACAAGGGATAATGCGTCTCAAGAAAACATTATGAAGTGTATTATACAAAGTATAAGGGAGGGATAG
- the gndA gene encoding NADP-dependent phosphogluconate dehydrogenase, whose protein sequence is MNDIGLIGLGVMGRNLVLNIEDNGYSVSVFNHTSSKTQDFVNNEGKGHNFSGFCDIEDFVNSLERPRKIILMIKPGEPVDSVIGQLLPYIEEGDLIMDCGNTHFPDTTRRMDELKENGILYLGVGVSGGESGALNGPSIMPGGSREAYGLVEDMLVKIAANTEDGRCCSYVGDGAAGHFVKMIHNGIEYGMMQAISEAYDIMRKVLKLSSEEIAKEFEMWNEGELSSYLMEISYKIMNFKDDETNKPIVDVILDKAGQKGTGKWTAQVALDLGIPAPSLSTAVESREISFFKEDRRNLSNMISKYDIEAFSDRENLLKELENALLFTNFMLFSQGIWVISEASKVYNFNIDISEVLRIWKGGCIIRAEMLDFFREILAEDNENINLLNNEKSLTFLMGKVNSIKYISNIAMDYYVPTFAFHTALDYFYSMVEENLPANLIQAQRDFFGAHTYNRIDKEGVFHTCWE, encoded by the coding sequence ATGAATGATATTGGTTTAATTGGACTAGGAGTTATGGGACGAAATCTTGTTTTGAATATAGAAGATAATGGATATAGTGTATCGGTTTTTAACCATACTTCTAGTAAAACTCAGGATTTTGTGAATAATGAAGGAAAAGGTCACAATTTTTCAGGCTTTTGTGATATTGAGGATTTTGTAAATTCATTAGAAAGGCCTAGAAAGATCATACTAATGATAAAGCCTGGTGAACCAGTGGACAGTGTTATTGGACAATTGCTTCCCTACATTGAAGAGGGCGATCTCATCATGGATTGTGGCAATACTCATTTCCCTGATACTACTAGAAGAATGGATGAGTTGAAGGAAAACGGTATATTGTATCTTGGTGTGGGAGTTTCAGGTGGAGAATCTGGAGCATTGAATGGTCCTTCTATTATGCCTGGAGGTTCAAGAGAAGCTTATGGTTTGGTAGAGGATATGTTGGTTAAGATTGCCGCCAATACTGAGGATGGCCGTTGTTGTTCATATGTGGGAGATGGTGCTGCAGGACATTTTGTAAAGATGATACACAATGGCATTGAATATGGTATGATGCAAGCTATTTCTGAAGCTTATGATATTATGCGAAAAGTTTTGAAGCTTTCTTCAGAGGAAATTGCTAAGGAATTTGAAATGTGGAATGAGGGAGAACTTAGTTCATACCTTATGGAGATATCCTACAAGATCATGAATTTTAAAGATGACGAAACCAATAAGCCTATTGTTGATGTGATACTTGATAAGGCTGGACAAAAGGGCACAGGTAAGTGGACAGCTCAAGTGGCTTTGGACCTTGGGATACCTGCTCCATCATTGAGTACAGCTGTAGAGAGCAGAGAGATTTCATTTTTCAAAGAAGATAGAAGAAATCTTTCAAATATGATTTCAAAGTATGATATAGAAGCATTTTCTGATAGAGAAAATCTATTGAAAGAGCTAGAAAATGCATTGTTATTTACCAACTTTATGCTATTTTCCCAAGGAATTTGGGTTATTTCTGAGGCGTCAAAGGTTTATAATTTTAATATAGATATTTCCGAAGTCCTTAGGATATGGAAGGGTGGATGTATTATTAGAGCAGAGATGTTGGATTTCTTCAGGGAAATATTAGCTGAAGACAATGAAAATATCAATCTTTTAAACAATGAAAAATCCTTGACATTTCTTATGGGAAAAGTAAACTCTATTAAATATATATCAAATATTGCCATGGACTACTATGTTCCAACTTTTGCTTTCCATACAGCTTTAGATTATTTCTATAGCATGGTTGAGGAAAATCTTCCAGCCAATCTTATTCAGGCTCAAAGGGATTTCTTTGGGGCCCACACTTACAATAGGATTGATAAGGAAGGCGTATTCCATACTTGTTGGGAATAG
- the chvE gene encoding multiple monosaccharide ABC transporter substrate-binding protein, with protein sequence MKRFIAIVLTMLMVISMVGCGATEKSNDSDSVIVGVSMPTKSLQRWNQDGENMKKILEEKGYQVELEFAENKTESQISQIENMITKGAKVIVVAAIDGSALTNVLDSAKEDGIDIIAYDRLIMNTDAVSYYATFDNYNVGTIQGKYIEDKLGLSEGKGPFNLEIATGPLDDNNVVFFYGGAMDVLQKYIDNGQLVVKSSQTTREQAATPNWDEQEAQARMDNIITTHYTDEKIDAVLCSNDSVSLGVQSALKSAGYGTSEKPMPILTGQDANISNVKAIIAGDQSMSVFKDTRALADKVAEMVDSIVSGKEAEVNDTETYDNGVKVVPSYLLEPKFVDESNYKELLIDSGYYTEDQLQ encoded by the coding sequence ATGAAAAGATTTATTGCAATAGTTTTAACTATGCTAATGGTAATTTCTATGGTAGGCTGTGGTGCTACAGAAAAAAGTAACGATTCTGATAGTGTTATCGTTGGGGTATCAATGCCTACTAAGTCACTTCAAAGATGGAATCAAGACGGTGAAAACATGAAGAAGATTCTAGAAGAAAAGGGTTATCAAGTAGAACTTGAATTTGCAGAAAACAAGACAGAGTCTCAAATTTCTCAAATTGAAAACATGATAACTAAAGGTGCAAAAGTAATAGTTGTAGCAGCTATAGACGGAAGTGCGTTGACAAATGTATTGGATAGCGCTAAGGAAGATGGTATAGACATAATTGCATATGATAGACTTATCATGAATACAGATGCAGTTAGCTATTATGCTACTTTTGACAACTATAATGTTGGAACTATTCAAGGAAAGTATATAGAAGACAAGCTTGGATTAAGTGAAGGAAAGGGACCTTTTAATTTAGAAATTGCGACTGGTCCATTAGATGATAATAATGTTGTGTTCTTCTATGGTGGAGCTATGGATGTTTTACAAAAGTATATTGATAATGGACAATTAGTTGTAAAATCAAGCCAAACTACTAGGGAACAAGCAGCAACACCTAATTGGGATGAACAAGAAGCACAAGCTAGAATGGACAATATTATTACAACTCATTATACAGATGAAAAAATAGATGCTGTATTGTGTTCAAATGACTCAGTTTCTCTTGGCGTACAATCTGCATTGAAATCAGCAGGATATGGAACTAGTGAAAAGCCAATGCCTATATTAACAGGACAAGATGCTAATATTTCAAATGTAAAAGCTATAATTGCTGGAGATCAATCTATGTCAGTATTTAAAGATACAAGAGCTTTAGCAGACAAGGTTGCTGAAATGGTTGATTCTATAGTTAGTGGTAAAGAAGCAGAAGTAAATGATACAGAAACATATGATAATGGTGTTAAGGTAGTTCCATCATATTTATTAGAGCCTAAATTTGTTGATGAGAGCAATTATAAAGAATTGCTAATAGACAGTGGATATTATACAGAAGATCAATTGCAATAA
- a CDS encoding ABC transporter substrate-binding protein, whose amino-acid sequence MKRKISIFIVVAMLLTLVTGCGSSKVENNQENAEKKPERLTMYIGVVEEQAMKIAEEFEAATGIKVDFVRMSGGEILSRVRAEKDNPKASIWYGGPADSFVAAQQEGLLQPYVSPNAANIDEQQKDPEGYWTGIYNEVLGFVVDNRFFEERNIEKPKTWDDLLKPEFKDQIVVANPGASGTAFLFLSGMVQQRGEEAGLEYMKDFDENVKQYTKSGSAPAMSAGLGEAAIGITFMHNGLRHIEEGFENISVIAPEDGTWYSTAAVGIIDGAPELEAAKIFVDWALTKEAQEIGQQFGSYQFPTNPDAKIPEQAKQFSNVKLNNYDLKWSGEHRAELVEKWDNMIKDTKKEQ is encoded by the coding sequence ATGAAAAGGAAAATAAGTATATTTATTGTTGTAGCAATGCTTTTAACTTTAGTTACTGGATGTGGTTCTAGTAAAGTAGAAAATAATCAAGAAAATGCTGAAAAAAAACCTGAGAGATTGACAATGTACATTGGTGTAGTTGAAGAACAAGCAATGAAGATTGCTGAGGAATTTGAAGCAGCAACAGGAATTAAAGTTGATTTTGTTCGTATGAGTGGTGGAGAGATATTGAGCCGTGTTAGAGCAGAAAAAGACAATCCAAAAGCTAGTATCTGGTATGGTGGTCCTGCTGATTCATTTGTAGCAGCACAACAAGAAGGATTATTGCAACCATATGTATCTCCAAATGCAGCTAATATTGATGAGCAACAAAAGGATCCTGAAGGATATTGGACTGGTATTTACAATGAGGTACTAGGATTTGTAGTAGATAATCGTTTCTTTGAAGAAAGAAATATTGAAAAACCTAAGACTTGGGATGATTTATTGAAACCAGAATTCAAGGATCAAATAGTGGTTGCTAATCCAGGTGCTTCAGGTACTGCATTCCTTTTCTTATCTGGAATGGTACAACAAAGAGGAGAAGAAGCAGGACTTGAATATATGAAAGACTTTGATGAAAATGTTAAGCAATATACAAAATCAGGTTCAGCTCCTGCAATGTCTGCTGGACTAGGAGAAGCAGCTATAGGTATTACATTTATGCACAATGGATTACGTCATATTGAAGAAGGATTTGAAAATATAAGTGTTATAGCTCCAGAAGATGGAACTTGGTATTCAACAGCAGCTGTTGGAATCATTGATGGTGCACCAGAACTAGAAGCAGCAAAGATATTTGTTGATTGGGCATTGACTAAGGAAGCACAAGAAATAGGTCAACAATTTGGTTCATACCAATTCCCAACTAATCCAGACGCTAAGATACCAGAACAAGCAAAACAATTTTCTAACGTTAAGCTAAATAATTATGATTTGAAATGGTCAGGAGAACACAGAGCAGAACTAGTAGAGAAATGGGACAATATGATTAAGGATACAAAAAAAGAACAATAA